A portion of the Pseudomonas sp. PSE14 genome contains these proteins:
- the rimI gene encoding ribosomal protein S18-alanine N-acetyltransferase produces MSDAVSFRPMTEADLDAVLKIEYAAFSHPWTRGIFTDALNSYECWVMFEGTQQVGHGVIQLILDEAHLLNITVKPENQGRGLGLTLLEHLMKRAHERGAVECFLEVRESNQPAYRLYERYGFNEVGRRRGYYPAVGGREDALVMACTLVE; encoded by the coding sequence ATGAGCGATGCCGTTTCCTTCCGCCCGATGACCGAGGCGGACCTCGATGCCGTTCTCAAGATCGAATACGCCGCCTTCAGCCATCCCTGGACGCGCGGCATCTTCACCGATGCCCTGAACAGCTATGAATGCTGGGTGATGTTCGAAGGCACCCAGCAGGTCGGCCACGGCGTGATCCAGCTGATCCTCGACGAGGCGCACCTGCTCAACATCACCGTCAAGCCGGAGAACCAGGGCCGCGGCCTGGGCCTGACCCTGCTGGAGCACTTGATGAAGCGCGCCCACGAACGGGGCGCGGTGGAATGCTTCCTCGAAGTGCGCGAGTCCAACCAGCCGGCCTACCGCCTGTACGAGCGCTACGGCTTCAACGAAGTCGGCCGGCGCCGTGGCTACTACCCGGCGGTCGGTGGTCGCGAAGATGCCCTGGTGATGGCCTGCACCCTGGTCGAGTGA
- a CDS encoding energy transducer TonB, with protein MIEEARRRAYLGAMQVATWLPRVALPFAAPSRPELLETPAPIVVEKAPLAPIAEVAREAAPVAAAPAAAPVGEPGSIAARLMPKPASPVKATAPVSAEEPAPAEAEPVVRAPVAPPPRFALQLLRAGECALLVELPTGEPLASRDPAYLLLKDLLRAAGLPESPQLLGEPVRWPLFAGGNMDQGPQAAREFVQGFVAARLEDGAPCRLLWLVGMPAVRYAGEADEESLLRELQVEGLGVAWALPGLERLAEEPSLKADLWRAMRRVRQRWMSQTTA; from the coding sequence TTGATCGAAGAAGCCCGCCGCCGCGCCTACCTCGGCGCCATGCAGGTCGCCACCTGGCTGCCGCGCGTGGCGTTGCCGTTCGCCGCACCGTCGCGCCCGGAACTGCTGGAAACGCCCGCGCCAATCGTCGTCGAGAAAGCGCCGCTGGCGCCCATCGCCGAAGTCGCGCGCGAAGCCGCCCCGGTTGCAGCCGCTCCTGCTGCCGCGCCCGTGGGTGAGCCCGGCTCGATCGCCGCCCGCCTGATGCCCAAGCCTGCGTCGCCAGTCAAGGCGACGGCCCCTGTGAGCGCTGAAGAACCGGCTCCGGCGGAAGCCGAACCCGTGGTCCGCGCCCCGGTCGCGCCGCCGCCACGCTTCGCCCTGCAATTGCTGCGCGCCGGCGAGTGTGCCCTGCTGGTGGAACTGCCTACCGGCGAGCCCCTGGCCAGCCGTGACCCGGCCTACCTGTTGCTGAAGGACCTGCTGCGCGCCGCCGGCCTGCCGGAGAGCCCGCAACTGCTGGGTGAGCCGGTGCGCTGGCCGCTGTTCGCCGGCGGCAACATGGACCAGGGGCCGCAGGCCGCCCGCGAGTTCGTCCAGGGCTTCGTCGCCGCCCGCCTGGAAGACGGTGCACCCTGCCGCTTGCTGTGGCTGGTCGGCATGCCCGCCGTGCGCTACGCCGGCGAAGCGGACGAAGAGTCCCTGCTGCGCGAGCTGCAAGTCGAAGGCCTGGGTGTCGCCTGGGCCCTGCCGGGCCTCGAACGCCTGGCCGAAGAACCCTCTTTGAAAGCCGACCTGTGGCGCGCCATGCGCCGGGTTCGGCAACGCTGGATGAGTCAGACCACCGCATGA